CTATGtatttggtttcttttccACAGAGCTGTATGCAAAATGGTATTTTCCGAATTGAATAAATTTGCTTTACGCTGGTAAAACATCATCGACAAGGGCCTGAAAAAGTTATGCAATTCTTCTCCATTTTGCtcaattttttattccttccagGACATTTTGCACTTGGACTAATTTCAAAGAGTCATATATCAGCTCCTCCCCAGCCCCAAACTCACGCGGAAAAACCCTCCCGGAAAATTCTACTCTCTCCTCCTGTGAAAAGACACCTGTAGACTGGCAGCTTCCCCAATTCACCGCCCACTCACCCCTTTTGCACGCGGAAAAACCTGACAAATGTGCGTCAAGTTACTGGCAACTTATTTtccacggccacgccccccgcgtCCGCCCACAGTTTGAACCGAAGTtgagcaaaaatatttaacttggTGGCAGCGGAatcttttataattaatttgccacTCTGCCGGCTTTTTTACTCCCGAGTTTCTCGTCCAGCAGCGGAAAACCTTTTCGCTTAGAGTTGGGCGGCGGCTTCATATTTTACCCATTAGATGACGCCCGCATTTTCCTGAAATAGTTTCAACGCGAACACGTTCGCTGTCTTTAAGTTTCCTGATTGCGATTTATGGGGGTCGGCGCCTGAAATGAAACACACACTTGCGAGGAATCACCAAATGGCTTAAGTCCTCAGGTAAGGCTTGTTTATGTGGACACCTATAGGTGAAAGGTTACTTCACAATGATGGTTGGTTCACAAAACCAGTATAAATGAATTTGAAAGTCtattctatattttctaaaagttCTCTactttttaacaaaaaacatgCAAGACAGTGTACTTGACTTTTAAAGATGATTTTGTGACGTCGGAGAGCAAAAGCTCACGTGAAGCTTCCAAACTGATAAGTATTCTCTGAAGTCATTTACTGATTGATGGGTTATCTGATTCATTGAGTTGTTTGCTAAGCCTTGTTTGCATAGTTCTgtttattttcggtttcggtttttatttttgctgacTGATCGTAGAAAAAGCCCAAATCGTTTGGGAAGATCAGTCATCTGTTTGCGCGCTTAACAATGAGGTCGTTTTTGCTGGTGATTCTGCTGTCGTTTAAAGCAAGTTTGGCACAACTCGTTTACAGGGACTATAGCTCACAAATTGGTGGATTTTTGTATGGACAAATGGGACTGATGGCTGTTGGAAGGCCAGCAGGTCCATTCGAGAGTACTGGTCAACGAGGTGGATTAATTTCTGGAGTCGATACCGGAGGTCCCTTTGGATTGGTTGCTACCAATCAAGAAGAAGGACTCATTTCTGGAGGAAGCAGTGGAGGACCCTTTGGCCAAACTGGTAGCTCATTTGGAGCTCATGGAGGACTAATTTCAGGTGCCAACAGTGGAGGTCTTTTTAACAGCAACCAAGGGAGATATGGTCTGATCAGCTCCGGTCAAACTGGGGGTCCATTTGCCAGTGATCAAGGAGGTTTAATTTCCGGAGCAAATTCTGGAGGCCCTTTTGGAAGTGGACCACTGTATGGCACTGGAGGACTAATTTCAAGTGCCAACAGTGGAGGTCCTTTTAACAGCAACCAACGGAGCTATGGATTGATCAGCTCCGATAAAACTGGAGGACCATTTGCCAGTGATCACCAAGGAGGTTTAATTTCTGGAGCAAATTCTGGAGGCCCTTTTGGACGTGGACCACTGTATGGCACTGGAGAACTAGTTTCAGGTGCCAACAGTGGAGGTCCTTTAAATACGAATCAAGGAAGCTATGGCGGTGGTCTAACCAGTGGCCGTGATTCTGATGAAGAACTGATTTCTGGAGGAAACAGCGGAGGTCCCTTGGAGAACACAGAACCGACAAACGATCACAGTGAAGGCGGTCTAATCGAAGGGGGTAAGAAAGGTGGTCCGCTGCTCCAACATCAAGGAGGATTAGTTTCTGGAGGCATCGGTGGAGTCCTTGGAACAAGCTGAAAGTGGAAAACCAGCCCTAACTAAAATCAAATAGAATTCATAAGTCGCCCAAGTCATTTAGTTTAATACGACGTCTTCCACTTGTCTTTTAtcaataaaatttcaataatgCTTAAATgccaccagcatcagcagcttAAGTAGTACATTAAGTGCTCTCCACCTGGGGCTCTTAAAAGAGTGTGTGTCAGTTTGCAGCGGCAtttaatgtacatatgtatacgagtatatttttttttttccccactTGGCGCATTAAGTTGTCGTCACAAGTCATTTTAGCGCCTTTAGCGCCTGACAGCGTCACTTAGTTCGCTACCTTCGTGCCTTCATGCCACACATAAATGCACACAAGTCCAcctggatatatatatatgccatatatatatatatatatatacctatttacatgcatatactcgtatataccTGTGTGTGATTGCAAAAAAGTGGAATAGCTTTATGAGCACCGCGCCGCATAAATGCTTAATGCACTGCAAATGAGTTGTGACAAATGGCCTGACCAGGcataaaatgatatatttacCATTCCATTTGCCAGTACTTTAGCCAGCTCCCAAGTACCCCACCTAAATGGCcacataaaataattttctaattCCTCGAGATCTGTTAGCACTCAACTTTCTCGCCTGAAAGCGGTCAGCGAGCCAGGTCAAGCGCAAGGCAGGCTAAgccaacacaaaacagtcgGCAAACAGGAGCGGATCGAGGATATGGTTAACATCTTTAAAAAGTACAGGACTGGTTTCAGAAATACACCTACTTTACAGGAAGGCAAAACAGTCTGCTTCGTTAAGTATGAATAATTATATAGTGTACTTATTTAGTACTATTGGTGCTATAAAGGCAACTTGATAGAAGGAACACTATAGACTTACTTCTGGCCCATTTCAAGTCGATTAAATCACACCTATGTATCTtcaacttaaaaataaaaacctttCGGCACACGCAGCATCGAAAACTTCCAAATAACTACAAGCTCAACTGGAACTGAGATGGCGAAAAGTTTTATCTGCTTGCTGTTGGCCTCGAGGGAAAGTTAAATGGTCCAAGTGCAACCTTTTATGCAGTTGCTCATCGACGTGAGGGAACCGAACCACCAGCCAGTTTGGTTTCATACCTGGCCGAATCCTTGTAGCATTTTTTGCGGTATCCTAGGGACACTTTTTTGGGTGTTACTCCTTAAACACGCTTGATGAACGGGGCAGGGGAAGTTTTCAGTATGATTTATACGATCCGGATACTTACTTGCGTATCTGTGACAAAGTGTTTCTTTGATTTATACGCTTAATGGGTGGAAACAAAACTATGCAATGGAAATACACTGTTGCTGCATAAAATTTTTCAATCAATTCATTACaatacaagaaaaataaaactgacTGGCTGTTTTGAATCAAatagtatatattatattagaaatttaatAGATTACTAAATGCAAAGCtgatatttttgtgttttgataTAAGATATTCATAAGTTAAGCAGCGAGTTCAGTTCTCAATCAAAATACTATACAAAAACGTGATTTGAAAGTTtctgtttgttgattttttggAATGCTAGTGACTGGTGGTCGAAcgttataaaataataaacaccTTTATTCAAGCATAGTTCATTGTACAAATATATTGATCGTGTTATGGCCGTTGGCCACAATCGGCTGGCGACCGCCGTTGGAGCCGTTGACATCGATTCTCTGGGAATCCCCCTGCCCGACCACATGCCTCTGGTTGTAGTTGTGGTAGTCGACGCCGTTGTACCGCGCCGTTGTCCAGTAGTACAGAACATCTCCGGGCTGGAGTCGCTGGTTCCGGTTGCGATATGTCCAGCGTCCATTTCGAGAGCTCACCACATCGGCGGCCCAGGTCTGATCGGTGAGGTCGTCCATTTCCTCGTTGACCTTGCCGTGGAAGGCGAATAGCGATAGGCCCGGCTCGTCGGGAATGGAGACCTCGAAGCCCTTCGGTGAGTTGACCTTGACGCTGGCCTTGGGCACATCGTAGGATAGACAGCCGCCCGCGAAAATGGCGACTAGGAGCAGATACACTGGTAACTTTGGGATTTGCGACATGGCGATAGTAAGTTAGTAAGTGGATTTGTCGGCAACTGAGGCTGCAACACGGCTTTTGTAGTCCACCATCTAAAGCTTATCTCGTCTGGCTGAgacttgttttttgttttggttttgcaagCTGTGAATTTCCCGCCAGTGCATCCCCCCACACAGAACTAAAATTCTGACGCGTGCCTGAAAGTAagcaatcaaaatatttgcacagcaaTATTCATAAAAAACGAGACCGTCGTTTGTTGGGCGAAGAGCTTTCAGCTTTGTATAGCCATGAAATACGTTTTATTGgtataaattttgaatttctaaCAAAAGAGATGATACAATTGAAAA
This sequence is a window from Drosophila teissieri strain GT53w chromosome 2R, Prin_Dtei_1.1, whole genome shotgun sequence. Protein-coding genes within it:
- the LOC122613804 gene encoding keratin, type I cytoskeletal 9, with the protein product MRSFLLVILLSFKASLAQLVYRDYSSQIGGFLYGQMGLMAVGRPAGPFESTGQRGGLISGVDTGGPFGLVATNQEEGLISGGSSGGPFGQTGSSFGAHGGLISGANSGGLFNSNQGRYGLISSGQTGGPFASDQGGLISGANSGGPFGSGPLYGTGGLISSANSGGPFNSNQRSYGLISSDKTGGPFASDHQGGLISGANSGGPFGRGPLYGTGELVSGANSGGPLNTNQGSYGGGLTSGRDSDEELISGGNSGGPLENTEPTNDHSEGGLIEGGKKGGPLLQHQGGLVSGGIGGVLGTS
- the LOC122614549 gene encoding gram-negative bacteria-binding protein 3; amino-acid sequence: MSQIPKLPVYLLLVAIFAGGCLSYDVPKASVKVNSPKGFEVSIPDEPGLSLFAFHGKVNEEMDDLTDQTWAADVVSSRNGRWTYRNRNQRLQPGDVLYYWTTARYNGVDYHNYNQRHVVGQGDSQRIDVNGSNGGRQPIVANGHNTINIFVQ